The following are from one region of the Chloracidobacterium sp. genome:
- a CDS encoding SRPBCC family protein — MPSCKVEEIIPASAQRVFDLVHDYERRLEWDTLLRAAYIEPPFKAADKDVVTVCKGRWMVGGIAMRTVYVSFRPGRTAAVRLLDPVLFFETFAASIRHFDIEHGGSTVIYHFNFTSRPQFLRPVLDPLMMLVLRAETRKRLRSLRRYFTA, encoded by the coding sequence ATGCCTTCATGTAAAGTCGAAGAGATCATTCCGGCATCGGCACAACGCGTTTTTGATCTTGTTCACGATTATGAACGCAGATTGGAGTGGGATACGCTCCTTCGCGCAGCATACATCGAACCTCCATTCAAAGCGGCGGACAAAGATGTTGTGACGGTATGCAAGGGCCGGTGGATGGTAGGCGGCATTGCAATGCGGACGGTATACGTCAGCTTTCGCCCGGGTCGAACCGCGGCCGTCAGGCTGCTGGATCCAGTTTTATTTTTTGAGACCTTCGCCGCAAGCATCCGACATTTTGATATCGAGCACGGCGGCTCGACCGTGATCTATCATTTCAACTTCACTTCGCGACCGCAATTCCTCAGACCGGTCCTCGATCCTTTGATGATGCTCGTCCTCAGGGCTGAGACACGAAAGCGACTTCGATCGCTGCGACGATATTTCACAGCATAA
- a CDS encoding RNA-binding protein, with product MSNKLYVGNLSFRVTSEDLHDHFATAGTVESANVVFDRETGRSRGFGFVEMASEDDANSAIAQFNGTEYDGRNMVVNEARPREDRGSGGGGGRRGGGGGYGGGGGYGGGGGGRW from the coding sequence ATGAGTAATAAACTATACGTCGGAAATCTGTCTTTTCGCGTGACCAGCGAGGACCTGCATGATCATTTTGCGACAGCCGGAACGGTCGAATCCGCAAATGTCGTCTTTGACCGGGAGACCGGACGCTCACGAGGATTCGGTTTCGTCGAAATGGCAAGCGAGGACGATGCGAACAGCGCGATAGCACAGTTTAACGGTACTGAATATGACGGCCGGAATATGGTTGTGAACGAAGCCCGTCCGCGTGAGGACCGCGGAAGCGGCGGTGGGGGCGGCCGCAGAGGCGGCGGCGGTGGTTACGGCGGCGGAGGCGGTTACGGCGGCGGAGGCGGAGGCCGTTGGTAA
- the dacB gene encoding D-alanyl-D-alanine carboxypeptidase/D-alanyl-D-alanine-endopeptidase — protein MKPDSISNKAAMHLTILCAVLFATLAVSGQGSTRVESSSPAKPVLATPADLAESIRQRIQKPEVRRGQIGIKVVSLASGKVILEENADKYFMPASNMKSFTVATAIEKLSPDFRFVTSVFATSMPDADGTVRGPVRILGRGDVSVSYTFNEGDHLRGIDRLASALVASGVRKIDGDIIGDETYFTGDPLPSGWEWDDLQFYYGAEVSALPVNDNVVALRVTPGPVGFPCGAKLTPAFVLMRVVNSCVTTASGTRRTLRIHKPLGQNVIEISGELPLGNQGFDGFVAVTRPAEMFVALLKQRLVEKGVVVTGRAVAVNSKSLLPADTNVEIAKIESPPLALIAAKTMKPSQNVYTETLLWTLGEETRRKLEPAAGPSRDSSQLGIDAVKGFMAEVGAGEESVIQYDGSGLSRHNLITPDAVVRLYTYMATKSRYSQTWHDSLTIGGVDGTLRNRFIGTKGASNVRGKTGTINQVSALSGYVTTAGGERLVFSVLVNGVAETRTRVALIDEIVLDLANFTGKID, from the coding sequence ATGAAACCCGACTCAATCTCGAATAAAGCTGCCATGCATCTGACGATCTTGTGTGCGGTCCTTTTCGCGACGCTCGCCGTCTCTGGCCAAGGGTCGACGCGTGTTGAAAGCTCGTCACCTGCGAAACCCGTTCTTGCAACGCCAGCGGATTTGGCTGAATCGATCCGGCAGCGAATTCAGAAGCCCGAAGTAAGGCGCGGCCAGATCGGGATCAAGGTCGTGTCGCTCGCCTCGGGTAAGGTCATACTCGAGGAAAACGCCGACAAGTATTTCATGCCTGCGTCGAACATGAAGAGCTTTACAGTGGCAACAGCGATCGAAAAGCTGTCGCCGGATTTTCGGTTCGTCACTTCCGTTTTTGCCACGTCTATGCCTGACGCGGACGGTACCGTTCGAGGCCCCGTCCGCATCCTCGGTCGCGGAGATGTCTCGGTCTCATATACGTTCAACGAGGGCGATCATTTGAGAGGAATCGACAGACTGGCCAGTGCATTGGTCGCATCAGGAGTAAGAAAGATCGATGGCGACATCATTGGCGATGAGACGTACTTCACTGGTGATCCGCTCCCATCCGGTTGGGAATGGGACGACCTCCAGTTCTATTACGGAGCAGAGGTGTCAGCACTTCCGGTAAACGATAATGTCGTCGCTCTTCGGGTGACGCCCGGTCCGGTCGGCTTCCCTTGCGGTGCCAAGCTGACACCCGCATTTGTTCTGATGCGTGTTGTAAACTCCTGCGTGACAACCGCTTCAGGAACACGCCGCACGCTGCGAATTCACAAGCCGCTTGGGCAGAACGTTATTGAGATAAGCGGCGAATTGCCGCTTGGGAACCAGGGATTTGACGGGTTCGTAGCGGTTACAAGACCCGCGGAAATGTTCGTTGCGCTTTTGAAGCAAAGGCTTGTCGAAAAAGGTGTCGTAGTGACCGGACGAGCTGTCGCCGTGAACTCAAAGAGCTTGTTGCCGGCCGACACTAACGTCGAGATCGCAAAGATCGAATCGCCGCCGCTTGCCTTGATCGCTGCAAAAACGATGAAGCCGAGCCAGAATGTGTATACCGAAACGCTGCTTTGGACTTTGGGCGAAGAGACCCGTCGGAAGCTCGAACCTGCAGCTGGTCCGAGCCGAGACAGTTCTCAGTTAGGGATCGATGCGGTTAAGGGGTTCATGGCTGAGGTCGGTGCCGGTGAGGAGTCGGTAATTCAATACGACGGAAGCGGGCTATCGCGCCACAATCTCATCACACCTGACGCCGTGGTTCGCCTATACACATACATGGCCACGAAAAGCCGTTATTCCCAAACCTGGCACGATAGCCTTACGATCGGTGGGGTCGACGGCACACTTAGGAATCGATTCATCGGAACCAAGGGCGCGTCGAATGTCCGCGGTAAGACAGGCACGATCAATCAGGTCTCCGCCCTTTCTGGATACGTAACGACCGCCGGAGGCGAGCGTCTCGTATTTTCCGTCCTTGTAAACGGTGTCGCCGAGACTCGGACTCGCGTCGCTTTGATCGATGAGATCGTTCTTGACCTTGCGAACTTTACGGGTAAGATCGACTGA
- a CDS encoding VCBS repeat-containing protein has protein sequence MRRAKILIIFVFLASGAAFVGQRFMAVVSAGQSSFGSISAPTGVTASDGNYTNKVGIRWETVRGATTYRVFRSTTSDPGIATDVGTTSANYLYDPTATALQQYFYWVRAENGAVVSSFSTPDQGIRAVGTPPVGPFSPLEPPPAPAGNPITAAKASLGKALFWDEQLSSTKTVSCGTCHRPAEGGSDPRTVIGDIRSTNPGPNGSTGDLDDIFGSPGVPRNNLDGTYNVDPFFGFRPQVTGRKSPSYLNAGYSTSGLFWDGRASDVFRDPITNAIILGEGGALESQVIGPPVSSVEMGHGGRDWTQVAQRIALSKPLAVATNIPPSLQDWIGGRSYPELFEEAFGTPEVTPVRIALAIATHERQLFSDQTPFDKWAAGIEPLTPQEEAGAILFGGTTCIQCHDGPLFTDHLFHNIGVRPQSDDRGRGIVTNDPKNDGQFKTPTLRNVELHGPFMHNGRLSTLEEVVEFYNRGGDFNAPNIDRGVIRPMGLTPAEKASLVAFMKRPLTDPRVRDELPPFDKPQLFTESNRVPQISGVGRSGTGGIVPNAIAIEPPLVGNPSFTVAISSGNAGANAVVVIDAADPGVGATIPATGSFARQTAVLTGGGFGSVSLSIPDEASLVGQTFYGRWYVTDPAASNGFSVSRLFTFTVFGEASVPQNAAHMDFDGDGKTDIGIFRRPVGQWWYLQSSSGENRAFQFGDSLDRIVPADYTGDAKTDVAIWRPSLGEWFILRSEDYSFYSYPFGNDGDVPIAADFDNDGQADSAIYRPTSSTWYIKRSSGGVDIITFGTAGDQPQVGDYDGDGKADIAVYRPTGPGGGEWWINRSSGGVVAAQFGVATDKPIASDFTGDGKTDIAFWRPTDGYWYILRSEDGSYFSLPFGVTGDIPAPGDYDGDGKTDFAVFRPSNGTWYASRSTQGSMIVAYGVDGDYPLPAAFLP, from the coding sequence ATGCGTCGTGCCAAGATCTTGATCATTTTCGTTTTTCTGGCTTCAGGAGCGGCTTTTGTCGGCCAGCGATTTATGGCAGTTGTGAGTGCCGGGCAGAGCTCATTCGGATCGATATCTGCTCCGACAGGCGTCACAGCGTCGGACGGGAATTATACGAACAAGGTAGGTATCAGATGGGAGACCGTTCGCGGGGCAACGACGTATCGCGTCTTCCGCAGCACGACGAGCGACCCCGGAATTGCGACCGATGTCGGCACAACGTCAGCGAATTATCTTTATGACCCGACCGCGACCGCACTGCAGCAATACTTCTATTGGGTGCGAGCCGAAAATGGAGCCGTGGTCAGTTCTTTTAGCACACCAGATCAGGGAATCCGGGCCGTCGGGACGCCGCCGGTCGGACCGTTCTCACCGCTTGAGCCGCCGCCGGCACCGGCCGGCAATCCAATAACTGCGGCAAAGGCGTCGCTGGGAAAAGCACTTTTCTGGGACGAACAGCTTTCGTCCACAAAGACGGTTTCCTGCGGGACGTGTCATCGCCCGGCCGAGGGCGGTTCTGATCCGCGGACGGTTATCGGCGACATCCGCTCGACCAATCCGGGGCCGAACGGTTCCACAGGCGACCTCGATGACATTTTCGGTTCACCGGGCGTTCCAAGGAACAACTTGGACGGTACCTATAACGTCGATCCGTTTTTTGGCTTCAGGCCGCAAGTGACGGGACGCAAATCTCCGTCCTACCTCAATGCGGGTTATTCTACGAGCGGCCTGTTCTGGGATGGCAGAGCGAGCGATGTTTTTCGTGATCCGATAACTAACGCGATAATTCTAGGTGAAGGCGGAGCACTCGAAAGTCAGGTCATCGGCCCGCCAGTCTCGAGCGTCGAAATGGGCCATGGCGGGCGCGATTGGACGCAGGTTGCCCAGAGAATAGCCTTATCCAAACCGCTTGCTGTTGCGACGAATATTCCACCTTCACTTCAGGATTGGATCGGCGGACGTTCGTATCCCGAACTCTTCGAGGAAGCGTTCGGAACGCCCGAGGTGACACCGGTGCGGATAGCATTGGCAATAGCAACGCACGAACGCCAATTATTCTCCGACCAAACCCCATTCGATAAATGGGCGGCAGGTATCGAACCGCTTACGCCGCAGGAAGAGGCCGGGGCCATATTGTTCGGCGGGACAACGTGCATACAGTGTCACGACGGGCCGTTATTTACGGACCATCTTTTTCATAATATCGGTGTAAGGCCGCAAAGCGATGATAGGGGCCGCGGCATTGTCACGAACGACCCGAAGAATGATGGCCAGTTCAAAACGCCAACGTTGAGAAACGTCGAACTGCACGGGCCATTTATGCACAATGGCCGTCTCTCGACCTTGGAAGAAGTGGTCGAGTTTTACAATCGCGGAGGGGATTTCAATGCACCGAATATCGACCGCGGCGTGATCCGTCCAATGGGGCTTACACCAGCTGAAAAGGCGAGCTTGGTCGCTTTTATGAAGCGGCCGTTGACCGACCCTCGCGTTCGGGATGAACTTCCTCCGTTCGACAAACCTCAGTTATTTACCGAATCGAATAGAGTTCCGCAGATCAGCGGAGTGGGCCGTTCAGGGACAGGCGGGATCGTTCCGAACGCGATCGCGATCGAACCGCCGCTTGTCGGAAATCCGAGTTTCACGGTAGCTATCTCATCGGGGAATGCAGGCGCTAATGCGGTCGTGGTCATCGATGCTGCCGATCCGGGCGTTGGCGCGACGATACCGGCAACCGGTTCCTTTGCACGTCAAACGGCCGTTTTGACGGGAGGCGGATTTGGCTCGGTCAGTCTCTCGATCCCTGACGAGGCATCGCTTGTTGGCCAGACGTTTTACGGCAGATGGTATGTGACCGACCCCGCGGCTTCGAATGGGTTTTCCGTGTCACGATTGTTCACCTTTACGGTGTTCGGCGAAGCATCAGTTCCGCAAAATGCGGCACACATGGATTTCGATGGTGACGGAAAGACCGACATCGGTATTTTCAGGCGGCCTGTTGGTCAATGGTGGTATTTGCAGAGTTCGTCGGGCGAAAACCGCGCATTCCAATTCGGCGATTCGCTCGATCGCATCGTGCCGGCCGACTATACAGGCGATGCTAAAACAGATGTTGCCATTTGGCGACCTTCGCTAGGTGAGTGGTTCATCTTGCGGAGTGAGGATTACAGTTTCTATTCTTATCCGTTCGGTAACGATGGTGATGTTCCGATCGCTGCGGATTTTGACAACGACGGGCAAGCCGACTCGGCCATTTACCGGCCAACGTCGTCAACCTGGTACATAAAGCGATCATCCGGCGGCGTCGATATCATCACCTTCGGAACCGCAGGCGACCAGCCGCAAGTCGGTGACTATGACGGTGACGGGAAGGCCGATATCGCGGTCTATCGCCCGACGGGTCCGGGAGGCGGCGAATGGTGGATCAATCGTTCGAGCGGCGGTGTCGTCGCGGCGCAGTTTGGAGTGGCGACCGATAAGCCAATCGCATCTGATTTTACCGGCGACGGTAAGACCGATATCGCGTTTTGGCGTCCGACAGACGGATATTGGTACATCTTGCGTAGTGAGGACGGCAGTTACTTTTCGCTTCCTTTCGGCGTGACGGGCGACATTCCCGCTCCGGGTGATTACGATGGCGACGGAAAGACAGATTTTGCGGTTTTCAGACCATCGAACGGAACATGGTATGCAAGCCGTTCGACACAGGGATCAATGATCGTCGCGTACGGTGTTGATGGTGATTATCCGTTGCCGGCGGCGTTCCTGCCCTAG